ATTGGAGAAAATCAAGGTGGTGACATGCCCGATAGTACTCTGTCATTGGACGGGATGACAGTCATTTGCCAAGGCACAGAGGGAAAGAGGGCACCCGCGCGCCCGTCCTTGTAGTGCACCGAACCGCCACTTGCACACCATGTGTGTTTTGGCTGGATCTAGAGTTTGGCTCAAATGAATTTGAGGATATAGGAAAGAGGAATATAGCTGTATTGCCAAGCCACTTGATATACACTAATTCTCTTTTCGAAATAGTTGGTTATTCCTAAGAATACCCAGAAATGAATTAGTATTTTTCTTATATAAATTTGACTAAACTTAAATGTATTTGCCTTTTAGGAGAAGTATAAGAGTTGTACGTATTTTTTTCCAGAGCGGGGAGAGTATGCGCTACTTGCAAACCTCACTTTGGGTTTAAACCCGACCCAACAACACAAGTACTATCGGGCATCGGCCTAGACCACTGAGTCAACCTTACCAAGTGTCACTCGCCCACCGCCCGCGTTCGACGCTGCTCGACATGGGTTTTCGCACCGGGTTTTTTCCTTAGCTTTCTTTGCAGAAATTGCAGCCTTAAGCGTGGATGCTCCACAATGGTTAAGGTGTCGTGTCCGTCACGTGCCTCTCAGCCGTGTGTGTCTTTAGGTATAGCCGTATAGGTGTAGTTCTAGCTTATGCTCAGGGTGTGTGCGTTTACGTGCTAGTGGTACGTGGTGTGAGTATGTGCTTAAGTTCACAGTTTGTCCTGAGGcattcaagaaaaagaaaaaaagaaacacaGCACCCTATCGGTCGCGTTTTCCATGCCGCAACGACGAGTCGGCGGATGAAATGGGAGGAGGAGCCAACCAACCAATGAACCAATTGCCAATTGGGCCATGAAACTATCTGACATGTCCTAACTTAGCCCAATCATACGATGTTCATTGGTTAGATAGATCAGCCCATCAATGTGTATGTAAGGGAAAAAAAAGATTCGCTATCACTCGAGTAATCTGGTTGACAAAGGTGGTTGTCGTTCAAGTGTTCAAACTCAGAACGGTCAGGTAAACACCGCATGCCCGCGACGAGTCCACAGCGGGAATAGGCGACAGCACACCGTCGTCGGCAGGCTGACTTGTCTCTCGCTCTCTGCCTCCTGCCGCAAGGAAGCAGCCGCGAGGCCGTCCGTGGCCACAAACCCGGAGGAACGAACGAGGGTGGAAGCCCGCTTTTCCACAAGACCACAACGGCAACGTGGCGCTGTATACGAGGAGCATACCGCCATGCGGTGCACATCCGGGCCACGTCCTTCCGCCGCGCCGGTCAAACAGGTCTGCTGCGCGCCCTCGCGGCTTATAAAGAGCAGAAACCTTCTGTAAGCCAAACTCACCCAAACCCACACCATTCTTGATTTCCCTCCTCATCAGTTCCTGGAACGGCCATGGCTGCACCTTCCGGTACGATGCGCGCCGTGCAGTACGACAGATACGGCGGAGGAGCACAAGGGCTCAAGGTACGCTACGCTATTAGTACTATTTCGAATTTTCGATCGACGCGCATATGATCTGGTGTGTCCAACTCCGCCATTGATCGATGATGCACGCTGTTCCGCTGAATTTTCAGCATGTGGAGGTGCCGATCCCGTCGCCGAAGAAAGGCGAGGTGCTCATCAGGATGGAGGCCACCAGCATCAACGTAGCCGACTGCAGGTTTCAGAACGGCATCGCGCGGCCCTTCATGCCCTGGAGGTTCCCGTTTATCTCTGGTAACATGCAGATTGCAGAGCCATGCTGTGCCGCTGGCCACTTCTCCCCCCTCTTGTTTGATCGACGGCCACTTCATTTTTGACGTACCGAGTGCACAGGAGAACGGGTAAGGTTGCACAGACGAATAATCACCCACCATGTTTGCTTTCTGGAGCAGGTTTCGATCTAGCAGGAGAAGTCGTGGAGTTGGGCGCAGGAGTGAGCAACTTCAAACCAGGGGACAAGGTTATTGCCATCAACTTCCCGGTAAGATTGTGAGATCGTCGTACTCGCAAACAATTTGATTTGCGGCCTATAACATCCGATCTGTTTCGTTCCAAGTATTTGGTCGCTACTTGAGTTCTACCAAGTACTAATGCACAAGCAACGGCAATGGCAGAACGGCGGAGGGCTCGCTGAGTACGCGGTCGCGTCAGCGTCTCGTACAGTCGCAAGGCCGCCCGAGGTGTCGGCCGTTGATGGCGTCTGCGTACCGATAGCCGCAGTCACCGCGCGCCTGGCGCTGCAGAGAGCCGGGGTCAACCTGGACCCGGCCCACGCCTCTACAACTACGCGCAAGAACGTGCTGGTCACCGCGGCCTCCGGCGCCGTCGGCCACTTCGCGGTGCAGCTGGCCAGGATGGGCGGCCACAACGTCACGGCCACCTGCGGCGCGCGCAACCTGGGCCTGGTCCAGAGCCTGGGCGCCGACGAGGCGCTGGACTACAAGACCCCCGAGGGCGCCAAGTTGCGGAGCCCCTCCGGCAGGGAGTACGACGCGGTGGTGCACTGCGCCACGGGGTTCCCCTGGTCCGTGTTCAGGCCCGTGCTCGCCGCCAAGGGCACGGTCGTGGATATCACGCCCGGGTTCGTGTCCGGCGTCACCGCGATCCTCCAGATGCTGACCTTCTCCAAGAAGAGGCTGGTGCCGCTCTTGGCGATGGCCAAGAAGGAGGACATGGAGCTGCTGCTGGGCATGCTGAAGCAGGGGAGGCTCAAGACGGTCATCGATTCCCGGCATCCGCTGGGCAGTGCTCACGAAGGCTGGGCCAAGAGCATGAGCGGCCACGCCACCGGCAAGGTCGTCATAGAAATCGGAGCCGCCAAGCCAGAATAGTGCAGCGATGTATGGATTCGTCCTTGTTTTATGGGACGAGGATTATCATATTCTATATTTATTTGCGAGGGATTGATCTGTACTTGTTTTCTATTTCATTCTAAGTTCAATTGTGAGGTTGTAGTAGTTTTGTGTCTCATTCTATGTTCAGTCAAGAGAGATTCATTCGTGCTAGTTTTTGTTCAGTACAGAGTAGAAGCGATTGAATAGAGACACGATGATGGAGAAGTGCAACTTCTCAAAAGCAcctaaaaattatttttcataaAAGCGAATTGTTTTGCTTTAGCTCAACTAGAAACCTGAGTAAGCAATATATACAACTGTTTGGGTGTAAGGACAAAAGCTTCCCTTTCCGATACGTAGGTATTCCAATGCATTTTCACAAGCTATCAAATAAGCATTGGAGTTCAGTTGAAGAGCGTTCCCAGAAAAACCTCAGCAGTAACTCGGTGTTATCTAGCTTACAGATGTTCATGATGTCCTTTTTTTTTGCTATTCCTAAAGGAGTACTTAAAAGGCTGGATTACTATGGGTCTAGGTTGTTCTGAGATTGCGATGACCATAACAAGAAATATAGGCTTGCTAAATGCAGTATTCTTTGCAAGCCAAGACGTATGAGGGGTTTAGGAATCTTGAACCAAGAAGTTCAGAACTCTTGTTTATTCGGTAAGCGGTTGTTCAAGCTTTTGAACGAGGAAGGTTTTTGGCAGGTTGTTTTGAAAAAGAAGTATGTGAAGGACAAATGTTTATCACAAGTAGTAAAGCAATCGGGGGACTCCCATTTTTGGGCATGTGTTATGAATGTGAAGGATCTTTTGCTTCAAAATTGGAGATTCAGAGTCAATAGAGATAACCAAACTAGATTTTGGGAGGATATTTGGATTGACCAGAAACGTTTAAAACTAAGGTTCCTGGATCTGAACAGAATAGTGAGAACAAAAGGTGTCACTGTAGCAGAAGTGCTAATTTCAACCCTTCTGAACATTTCGTTCAGAAGGGCGACAGTTAGTGACAAGTTAAAGGAATGGCTTAGGCTGGTATGATTAGCATTGCAACACCTCTTTTTGATTGTCGCTTGGTTAGATTAGTGTGGAATGTACTGTGCATTGCTTTTAACTTTCAACTACCTAAAGATATTGTTCACATGTTTAGATCTTGGATAAGGAGCTTTGCCCCAAGTTTGAGAAACCAAATCATAGTGGGGGTTGGCAGTAGTGTGTTGGGTTATGTGGTTGAATAGAAATGATACAGTGTTCAAAAATGAAAACACTAACTCCTTAAAAGTAGTTTTCATGGAGGCATACTGGATCAGGCATTGGTCCCTGTTATCTAAAGAGGAAGTGAGAAGGGCTTTGAAGGAAGGTTGTAGGCGTTTGGAAGTGTTGATGTTACAAGTTTTTGGAGAGAAGGGATGGAGACACCAAAGAAGGATGGAAAACTAAGCTTCTTAGGTGAAGTTTGTTGTTAAGTGTGGTTTGGTCATTTGAGTTGATTTCTATTTAATACTTTCCACTTAGTGGAACTTGGTTTAAGTATTGGGTTCGTATTGAACGGTTATACTCATCCAATTTTGAATGGGGAGGTCCGAATGATTTTTATTCCTTAACCTAAAAAAATGATAATGGAGATGGGCCAGCGTGCCCCACAGCATGCGGAGCACGATCTTGACCGACTCGGCCCCCTCCGCTCGTAGCAGCTCCACAAACCATCATGGCGAGGTGACGTCATCCATGAAATCTTTTTGATTGAGTGACAAAACAAGTAAAAGCCATTTGTATTACTGTCTTCGTTTTAAATTCTAGTTATGCGTTTGTGTTTCTTTAAACTTTGCAGATTTGCcctatttttttaactttgtagATTTATCCCTATTTTTTTTGAATCTGAAGCTTCTGATTACCCGTATTCCATGAAGGACACTTAACAGTGTTAAGTGAAAGCTGAAGAGACACAAATGCAataggatttttttttgtttacatACTTGTTGCGGATATATTTTGGACGAAAGACATCACATATTTTGTGTTAATGTACAAATGTAATATTTTGTAAGCATCAACGGAACAAGGTAATAAAAGGCATATATCTAGATAATACATAAACATAATATTTTGCACCATCATGCAAGAATTCACATGTGCAGATTGCATCTATGCACAAATCACATCAAGTTTCACATGTCCGGATCACACCTAAGCACACCAAAATAAAGCCACCACATGCCATCATCATGACCAGATCATAGATGGCCTAACATATTGATAGGATctagatggctagagggggtgaatagcctacaaAAATTTCCAACAAACTCACAATTTCACTAGAGCAAAGTGGTTAGTATAACAAATGATCCTAACTAGCTTCTACTTTGCACTAGCTCTATCTCACTCAAGCAAGCCCCCTAATCAATACTAGTAGCTTGGTCTCTAGGTTGTATCACACCAACACACAAGCTAACAACTACTCAACTACACAAGAGAGCTGTTTACAACTAGTTACAACTACAAGCTACTCTAGCTACAGTAAACAAGAGAGCTACAACTACTCAAACTGCTCGAGCAAGCAAGCACTACACAAGAGAACTAGTGAATGAATTTCAAGAGTAGAGCTTTACACCGAACCGGGCAAGAGAGATAGCATAAtaaatttttctcccgaggttccaTTGCTTGTCGGCAacttagtccccgttgtggcgagtCCCAACTTGATGGTTCGCATGCTAATTGGTCTTACATGCCAAGCCCACATcacgggcgccacaagaaccacTTAAGAAGCGCACTCCAAGTAGCCATGATTCCACTAGAGTTACTCTTCATGATCTCTCACGGGGAATGAGCACAAGAGCCCCTTACAATCAATCGATTAGAGCCGGCTAAAATTACCAAAGCCGCTAAACGATCCTCCACTGCCTTCAaggcatctaggtggtggcaaccaccaagagtaacaagaatctTGTACCTCAAACCCAATCAATAGTGACAATAGATGCCTGAACTCAATGCAAACGCACTAGGATCACTTCCAATCTAACTTAGGATGAAGCAATGAATAAGGAGATGAGAGGGAGGTGTTTGCTAGTGCTCACAAGGTGTATCAATGTGTTAGGGAGCTAAGAGAGCCAGACACAAGCCGACCAActcctatttataagccccaagtGAACCAACTAGTCGTTGCCTTTCATTGTGCAGAAATCAGGGGCGTCAGACTGATTGAAGCCAGTCGTCGGACCGACCGACATGAGTTGTTGGACCATTTCGCTAAGGTCGACGCCCTGAAATCGCGCCATGTGTACTAGCCATTTGAAGGGAGCTGTTGGCGCCCAATGGCTACTCGCACCACAGACCGAATCGCTGGAGTCCGACGATCATCGAACCAAACGACCGCCTCGGCCCGGCGTCATCCAAAGGACATCCAAAGAGAACATTTGTTCATAAGTTAGAGGCAAATACATCTTTGATAGTACATCTTTTATATTAAATAATTGATTATGTTAATTAAGCTTTCTAATTTCTTATGTGCAAAACAAATGATTACAGGCTGAACTAATTCTTAATACACTAAACAAATTCATTATCGGCTGGATTAGTTCCCAGGTATGCAGAAGTGGTCAAAGAGAATATTTATGTCTACATGACATGTACAGAGAAGAAATTCTTGGTTGACGCCTTATCGTCAAAACACCCAAAAATCCAGCTAAGTGTTTTCACAACTGAAAGATTTTTTTTGCAAACTCACAACTCCAAGAGGAGGGCGATACTGTTTAATAGATACCAATTTAGTCCTCTGTAATTATCCGATTGTTGCTTGATCACCAATAAAAAGTTCCAGGGTACATAATATTAATCACATCTTGTCTCATTGTATATTTCTTTGTTTTGAAAATGGTAtgttatacaaaagttgtatgaAGTGTATTATATATTTGAAATAGTGTATTACCAATAAAAATAAATATGATTTGCTCTATGTAGTTACGTAGGTAGAACCATTCAAAGATAAGACCATGGACTACACCCAAGGATTGATGAGAAAGAAATATTATATATTGAGTGTTTGTTTGGCTAGCACCATCTATGTTTGGAGTGTTTTATCTTATCATAATTTTCGCTTGCTTCTATTCATCTTTGTTATGTGTTGCAGGTATTTATAGCATTATGCTCATGTTCAGTTCCTTAACAAATCACAGAAGATTGGGGCTCTTTCACCACTAACTTCATTCTCATGTGATCTAGAGTATGACGAAGATTTTACAATGTCACAT
Above is a genomic segment from Miscanthus floridulus cultivar M001 chromosome 3, ASM1932011v1, whole genome shotgun sequence containing:
- the LOC136542120 gene encoding quinone-oxidoreductase QR1, chloroplastic-like is translated as MAAPSGTMRAVQYDRYGGGAQGLKHVEVPIPSPKKGEVLIRMEATSINVADCRFQNGIARPFMPWRFPFISGFDLAGEVVELGAGVSNFKPGDKVIAINFPNGGGLAEYAVASASRTVARPPEVSAVDGVCVPIAAVTARLALQRAGVNLDPAHASTTTRKNVLVTAASGAVGHFAVQLARMGGHNVTATCGARNLGLVQSLGADEALDYKTPEGAKLRSPSGREYDAVVHCATGFPWSVFRPVLAAKGTVVDITPGFVSGVTAILQMLTFSKKRLVPLLAMAKKEDMELLLGMLKQGRLKTVIDSRHPLGSAHEGWAKSMSGHATGKVVIEIGAAKPE